In Parasegetibacter sp. NRK P23, a single genomic region encodes these proteins:
- a CDS encoding oxidoreductase encodes MAKTVLITGASAGIGKATAIYLAQNGYNVYGAARRTEKMQDLKTHGIKPISLDVTKEESLVSCVQQILKEAGSIDVLINNAGSGYYGALEDMPMSDAKYQLDVNVFGAARLIQLVLPAMRKNNYGKIVNISSIGGKVTLPMGVWYHASKFAIEGLSDALRKEVKSFGIDVIVIEPGGTKSEMTGLGTEYMSRVSGNTAYSALAKGVINMYAAVEKNAANPIVIAKLIKKGIEANHPKTRYVGASGAKMMLFFRKILSDKMFDKLIMSQMK; translated from the coding sequence ATGGCAAAGACGGTTCTGATAACAGGTGCTTCGGCAGGAATTGGAAAAGCAACAGCAATTTATCTCGCACAAAACGGCTACAACGTTTATGGTGCGGCACGCAGAACAGAGAAAATGCAAGACTTAAAAACACACGGCATAAAACCAATTTCTTTGGACGTTACCAAGGAAGAAAGCCTTGTTTCATGTGTTCAACAAATTTTGAAAGAAGCAGGAAGCATCGATGTTTTAATCAACAATGCAGGTTCAGGATACTACGGCGCGTTGGAAGATATGCCAATGTCTGACGCAAAATATCAGTTGGACGTAAACGTTTTTGGTGCGGCGCGTTTAATACAATTGGTATTGCCCGCTATGCGAAAAAACAACTATGGTAAAATTGTAAACATTTCATCCATTGGTGGTAAAGTAACCTTGCCGATGGGCGTGTGGTATCACGCAAGCAAATTCGCTATTGAAGGATTGAGTGATGCGCTTCGCAAAGAAGTTAAGTCGTTTGGAATTGACGTAATAGTAATTGAACCGGGCGGCACAAAATCAGAAATGACAGGACTTGGAACTGAATATATGTCAAGAGTTTCGGGGAATACCGCATACAGCGCTTTGGCGAAAGGCGTAATCAATATGTACGCGGCAGTAGAAAAAAATGCCGCCAACCCGATTGTTATTGCTAAACTTATCAAAAAAGGCATTGAGGCAAATCATCCGAAAACAAGATATGTCGGTGCTTCGGGAGCGAAAATGATGTTATTTTTCAGAAAAATTCTGTCCGATAAAATGTTTGACAAACTGATAATGAGCCAAATGAAATAA